A region of Paenibacillus sp. JNUCC-31 DNA encodes the following proteins:
- a CDS encoding helix-turn-helix transcriptional regulator, whose translation MSNMHRIHWFDEQIRSGRFPNSSWLAREFEISRRQAQRDIEYMAFSLRAPLLYLAKYRGYCYEDQTYRLPHLYMTEEEQRVLKYLAHRYRHYNYDQSDAVKRVAHLLERFTPEEQHTGNSQLPVFMARPQQLQFFELLSHAITETRKVHIHYRDHAGERQFSWCPLKMISQYNADYVIGYEADSVQQTAIRMEGIVHVRITNETFECQTDGVLCGWEEALPVRKPFVAEIRVKEEQQTELWHGYRIRSKEDQILSIEFYDTDAFLQHLFISEWEELLSPGWLKRKLESRVSGMIGKLGMEE comes from the coding sequence ATGAGCAATATGCATCGTATTCACTGGTTTGACGAGCAAATTAGGAGCGGACGTTTTCCGAACAGCAGCTGGCTTGCCCGTGAATTTGAAATATCCCGGCGTCAGGCTCAGCGCGATATTGAATATATGGCGTTTTCCCTGCGTGCACCCCTGTTGTATTTGGCAAAATATCGGGGCTACTGTTACGAGGATCAGACCTATCGATTACCCCATTTATATATGACGGAAGAAGAACAGCGGGTGCTTAAGTATCTGGCACATCGGTATCGGCACTACAATTATGATCAGTCGGATGCTGTGAAGCGTGTCGCGCATTTGCTGGAGCGTTTTACGCCTGAGGAACAACACACGGGGAATAGTCAGCTTCCCGTATTTATGGCGCGTCCGCAGCAGCTTCAGTTCTTTGAGTTACTGTCCCATGCGATCACCGAAACACGCAAAGTACATATTCATTACAGGGATCATGCCGGGGAACGGCAATTTTCCTGGTGTCCTTTGAAGATGATATCCCAGTATAATGCCGATTATGTAATCGGCTACGAGGCGGATTCTGTACAGCAAACGGCCATCCGAATGGAGGGAATTGTTCATGTGCGGATCACGAATGAGACCTTTGAGTGTCAGACAGACGGGGTATTGTGTGGATGGGAAGAGGCGCTGCCTGTCCGTAAACCGTTTGTCGCTGAGATCAGAGTGAAGGAAGAGCAGCAAACCGAGCTGTGGCATGGATATCGGATTCGGTCGAAGGAAGATCAGATTCTATCCATCGAATTTTATGATACGGATGCTTTTCTACAGCATTTGTTTATTAGCGAGTGGGAAGAGCTATTGTCCCCAGGGTGGCTCAAACGCAAGCTAGAAAGTCGTGTGAGTGGCATGATTGGCAAACTTGGGATGGAAGAATAA